A single window of Undibacterium sp. 5I1 DNA harbors:
- a CDS encoding TlpA disulfide reductase family protein, protein MKADSKVEYKDENAKLISFSEFQTLLQKFRHVNIAKRKLMFENDQGQIVSGPATFIFSVSNKEKEIFLDKAKYAINAGDTFPPSTLKTLDEKTLDNRELTGRYTLVNFFFADCAPCIQELPLLNAFAEKIGISS, encoded by the coding sequence GTGAAAGCTGATAGCAAGGTGGAATACAAAGATGAAAATGCGAAGTTGATCTCTTTTAGCGAGTTTCAGACTTTGTTGCAAAAATTTAGACATGTGAATATTGCAAAAAGAAAACTGATGTTTGAAAATGATCAGGGACAAATAGTCAGCGGTCCTGCGACGTTTATTTTTTCCGTGTCGAATAAAGAGAAAGAAATTTTTCTTGATAAGGCGAAATACGCAATTAATGCTGGCGACACTTTCCCGCCATCTACTTTAAAAACATTAGATGAGAAGACTTTGGATAACCGGGAATTAACAGGTCGCTATACGCTGGTGAACTTTTTCTTCGCTGATTGTGCACCTTGTATTCAAGAGCTTCCATTACTCAATGCATTTGCAGAAAAAATCGGCATATCCAGTTAA